A portion of the Brevundimonas pondensis genome contains these proteins:
- a CDS encoding alpha/beta hydrolase, which translates to MRALGLATILVAASLAAGCGERADAQTATETAAEGAPYVLKGTQVWSVPDPVSGREYEVFVSLPASYEAEPNRRYPVLYVTDADYAFPIIRQIARRVNLEGPVIEEFILVGLSYARGDGGADSRRRDYTPTPNGPRNSAGSVHGGGAAYQTYLKTQALPFVDQKFRTDPARRVLLGHSYGGLLGAQIMFTDPTMFSGYVLGSPSFWYDKRHMMKMEADYARSHRDLPAEVFMYVGAFEAPGPTARHNSEADMVGDMRTMERLLKSRAYPGLSVQSTVLENEDHLTVAPVGFTRALMAVLPARP; encoded by the coding sequence ATGCGGGCATTGGGACTGGCGACGATTCTGGTGGCGGCGAGCCTCGCCGCAGGCTGCGGCGAACGGGCCGACGCACAAACCGCGACCGAAACCGCCGCCGAGGGCGCGCCCTATGTGTTGAAGGGCACCCAGGTCTGGTCAGTTCCCGATCCGGTCTCGGGCCGTGAATACGAGGTCTTCGTCAGCCTGCCCGCCAGCTATGAGGCCGAGCCGAACCGACGCTATCCGGTCCTCTATGTCACCGACGCCGACTACGCCTTCCCCATCATCCGCCAGATCGCCCGGCGCGTGAATCTGGAGGGCCCGGTGATCGAGGAGTTCATCCTGGTCGGCCTGTCCTACGCCAGGGGCGACGGCGGGGCCGACAGCCGCCGCCGCGACTACACCCCCACGCCGAACGGCCCGCGCAACTCAGCCGGGTCCGTGCACGGCGGCGGCGCGGCCTATCAGACCTATCTGAAGACCCAGGCCCTGCCCTTCGTGGATCAGAAGTTCCGCACCGATCCGGCCCGCCGCGTCCTGTTGGGCCACTCCTACGGCGGGCTGCTGGGGGCCCAGATCATGTTCACCGATCCGACGATGTTCAGCGGCTATGTCCTGGGCAGCCCGTCCTTCTGGTACGACAAGCGCCACATGATGAAGATGGAGGCGGACTACGCCCGCAGCCACCGCGACCTGCCCGCCGAGGTCTTCATGTACGTCGGCGCCTTCGAAGCCCCCGGCCCCACCGCCCGGCACAACAGCGAGGCGGACATGGTCGGCGACATGCGCACCATGGAACGATTGCTGAAATCGCGCGCCTATCCGGGTCTCAGCGTCCAGTCGACCGTGCTCGAAAATGAGGACCACCTGACGGTCGCCCCCGTCGGCTTCACCCGCGCTCTGATGGCCGTCTTGCCGGCCAGGCCCTAG
- a CDS encoding TIGR02466 family protein, whose translation MSLRPLFPTQVYEASLADAAAWPELHEEILDLCLVMAEEDEAGIEWCKANHYPGYTSYGSINDLPHRFPEFAELKKLLDKHAAAYAKALHFDLARKPKLDNLWVNVLMPGGGHTGHIHPHAIISGTIYIHVPDGASSLKIEDPRLVMMMARPGLTAEATEAEKPFVYLKPASGTILMWESWLRHEVPANRAEEQRISISFNYA comes from the coding sequence ATGTCCCTGCGCCCCCTCTTCCCGACCCAAGTGTATGAAGCCTCGCTGGCCGACGCCGCCGCCTGGCCCGAACTGCACGAGGAAATCCTCGACCTCTGCCTGGTCATGGCCGAGGAGGACGAGGCCGGGATCGAATGGTGCAAGGCCAACCACTATCCGGGCTACACCTCCTACGGCTCGATCAACGACCTGCCGCACCGCTTCCCCGAGTTCGCCGAGCTCAAGAAGCTGCTGGACAAGCACGCCGCCGCCTACGCCAAGGCGCTGCATTTCGATCTGGCGAGGAAGCCCAAGCTCGACAACCTGTGGGTCAATGTCCTGATGCCCGGCGGCGGCCACACCGGCCACATCCACCCGCACGCCATCATTTCCGGCACCATCTACATCCACGTGCCCGACGGCGCCTCGTCGCTGAAGATCGAGGACCCGCGTCTGGTCATGATGATGGCCCGCCCCGGCCTGACCGCCGAGGCGACCGAGGCCGAGAAGCCCTTCGTCTATCTGAAGCCCGCCTCAGGCACGATCCTGATGTGGGAAAGCTGGCTGCGCCACGAGGTGCCCGCCAACCGCGCCGAGGAACAGCGTATCTCGATCAGCTTCAACTACGCCTGA
- a CDS encoding TVP38/TMEM64 family protein — MRRIVDFLLNMEAQRWRTLLVSLLLLGGIIALFAFGKSHFTLGAEEKLEAWLAGYRVGPWGLVAAIVVFTLSAFLGIPQFILIAACVVAFGPWFGFLYSWIATVVSAAVTYWLGRGPTARALERFGGGAAERLQRFVGRNAFSASFIIRNVPSAPFIVVNMAFGAVRASFPGFLAGCALGVLPKTALVAFFGGSFMAAVSGDGVWTSLILAGVAVGWLALMMAVREVVKRREAARLSDVD; from the coding sequence ATGCGGCGGATCGTCGATTTCCTGCTGAATATGGAGGCCCAGCGGTGGCGGACCCTGCTGGTCAGCCTGCTGCTGCTCGGGGGAATCATCGCCCTGTTCGCCTTTGGCAAAAGCCATTTCACCCTGGGCGCCGAAGAGAAGCTGGAAGCCTGGCTGGCCGGCTATCGGGTCGGGCCGTGGGGGCTGGTCGCGGCCATCGTCGTTTTCACCCTGTCGGCTTTTCTCGGCATACCGCAGTTCATTCTGATCGCCGCCTGCGTGGTGGCTTTCGGGCCCTGGTTCGGCTTCCTCTACAGCTGGATCGCCACGGTGGTGTCCGCGGCGGTCACCTATTGGCTGGGGCGTGGGCCCACGGCGCGGGCGCTGGAGCGCTTCGGCGGCGGCGCGGCCGAGCGGCTGCAGCGCTTCGTCGGCCGCAACGCCTTTTCCGCCAGCTTCATCATCCGCAACGTGCCCTCGGCCCCCTTCATCGTCGTCAACATGGCGTTCGGCGCGGTGCGGGCCTCGTTTCCGGGGTTTCTGGCGGGGTGCGCCCTGGGCGTCCTGCCCAAGACCGCCCTGGTCGCCTTCTTCGGCGGCTCCTTCATGGCGGCGGTGTCCGGCGACGGGGTCTGGACCTCCTTGATCCTGGCCGGGGTCGCCGTAGGCTGGCTGGCGCTGATGATGGCCGTGCGCGAAGTGGTCAAACGTCGCGAGGCGGCGCGACTTTCAGACGTGGATTGA
- a CDS encoding polyprenyl synthetase family protein has translation MDALVRLAKDDMAAVDALIIARMQSDVPVIPMLAEHLVSAGGKRLRPLLTVAAARAIGATGAIEGARKLAASVEFIHTATLLHDDIVDGSEMRRGKVAAHLIWGAASSVLVGDFLFARAFELMVETDSLRALGILATASSVIAEGEVLQLTRAHDLNLDQDTYLQIIRAKTAELFAAAAESGAVGAGATEEQVKALRDYGMALGIAFQLADDALDYGSDTATLGKNAGDDFNEGKATLPLLLAVQRTKGKEDLFWDRVITKGERTPEDFTRARELILGTGAVEATLDAAGDYADWAKAALSVLPASDWRSALQDLADFAVSRAA, from the coding sequence GTGGATGCTCTTGTTCGTCTGGCGAAGGACGACATGGCGGCGGTTGACGCCCTGATCATCGCCCGGATGCAGTCCGACGTGCCGGTGATCCCCATGCTGGCCGAGCATCTGGTCTCGGCGGGCGGCAAGCGTCTGCGTCCGCTGCTGACCGTCGCTGCGGCCCGCGCCATCGGCGCGACGGGCGCCATTGAGGGCGCCAGGAAGCTGGCCGCCTCGGTCGAGTTCATCCACACCGCCACCCTGCTGCACGACGACATCGTCGACGGTTCGGAAATGCGCCGCGGCAAGGTGGCGGCGCATCTGATCTGGGGCGCGGCCTCGTCGGTGCTGGTTGGCGACTTCCTGTTCGCGCGCGCCTTCGAGCTGATGGTCGAGACGGATTCCCTGCGGGCGCTCGGCATCCTTGCCACGGCCTCCAGCGTCATCGCCGAGGGTGAGGTGCTGCAGCTGACGCGCGCCCATGACCTGAACCTGGATCAGGACACCTATCTGCAAATCATCCGAGCCAAGACCGCCGAACTGTTCGCCGCCGCCGCCGAGTCGGGCGCGGTGGGCGCCGGCGCGACCGAGGAACAGGTCAAGGCTCTGCGTGACTACGGCATGGCGCTCGGCATCGCCTTCCAACTGGCCGACGACGCTCTGGACTACGGCAGCGACACGGCGACCCTGGGTAAGAACGCGGGTGACGACTTCAACGAGGGCAAGGCCACCCTGCCTCTGCTGCTGGCCGTCCAGCGCACCAAGGGCAAGGAAGACCTGTTCTGGGACCGCGTCATCACCAAGGGCGAACGCACGCCCGAGGACTTCACCCGCGCCCGCGAACTGATCCTGGGCACGGGCGCGGTCGAGGCGACGCTGGACGCCGCCGGCGACTACGCCGATTGGGCCAAGGCGGCGTTGTCGGTCCTGCCGGCCAGCGACTGGCGCTCGGCGCTGCAAGACCTGGCCGACTTCGCGGTCAGCCGCGCGGCCTGA
- a CDS encoding pyridoxal phosphate-dependent aminotransferase, translating into MSSLQSASLARVKPSATLAVTAQARELKRQGRDVIGLGAGEPDFDTPDNIKAAAIEAIRRGETKYTDADGMPELKAAIVAKFARENGLKYETNQIHVASGGKPVIYNAFVATLNPGDEVIVPAPYWVSYPDMVLLAGGEPVTVIGEEADGFKLRPEVLDAAITPKTKWLILNSPSNPTGAAYTRAELEALAVVLRKHPQVWILTDDMYEHLVYGGFDYVTIAQVAPDLYDRTLTCNGVSKAYAMTGWRIGYAGGPKPLIDLMRKVASQTTSNPSSISQWAAVEALNGPQDFLAERSAAFEKRRDLVVSMLNQATGIRCPTPEGAFYVYPSIEGLIGKTTETGVVITDDEVFTAELLNQEGVAVVQGAAFGLSPYFRISYATSEAVLEEGCRRIQKFCASLK; encoded by the coding sequence ATGTCCAGCCTTCAGTCCGCCTCCCTCGCCCGCGTCAAGCCTTCGGCCACCCTGGCCGTGACCGCTCAGGCGCGTGAGCTGAAACGCCAGGGCCGCGACGTGATCGGCCTGGGCGCCGGCGAGCCGGACTTCGACACCCCCGACAACATCAAGGCGGCGGCCATCGAGGCCATCAGGCGCGGCGAGACGAAATACACCGACGCCGACGGCATGCCCGAGCTGAAGGCCGCCATCGTCGCCAAGTTCGCGCGTGAGAACGGCCTGAAGTACGAAACCAACCAGATCCACGTCGCCTCGGGCGGCAAGCCGGTGATCTACAACGCCTTCGTGGCCACGCTGAACCCCGGCGACGAGGTCATCGTGCCGGCCCCCTACTGGGTTTCCTACCCCGACATGGTGCTGCTGGCCGGCGGCGAGCCTGTCACCGTGATCGGCGAGGAAGCCGACGGCTTCAAGCTGCGCCCCGAGGTTCTGGACGCCGCCATCACGCCCAAGACCAAGTGGCTGATCCTCAACTCGCCGTCCAACCCGACCGGCGCCGCCTATACCCGCGCCGAACTGGAAGCCCTGGCCGTGGTGCTGCGAAAGCACCCTCAGGTCTGGATCCTGACCGACGACATGTACGAGCACCTCGTCTATGGCGGCTTCGACTACGTCACCATCGCCCAGGTCGCGCCCGACCTCTATGACCGCACCCTGACCTGCAACGGCGTGTCCAAGGCCTACGCCATGACCGGTTGGCGCATCGGCTATGCAGGCGGCCCCAAGCCGCTGATCGACCTGATGCGCAAGGTGGCCAGCCAGACGACCTCCAACCCGTCGTCGATCAGCCAGTGGGCCGCCGTCGAGGCCCTGAACGGGCCGCAGGACTTCCTGGCCGAGCGTTCCGCCGCCTTTGAAAAGCGCCGCGATCTGGTCGTGTCGATGCTGAACCAGGCGACCGGCATCCGTTGCCCCACCCCGGAAGGCGCCTTCTACGTCTATCCCTCGATCGAGGGCCTGATCGGCAAGACGACCGAAACGGGCGTGGTCATCACCGACGACGAGGTCTTCACCGCCGAACTGCTGAACCAGGAAGGCGTGGCCGTGGTCCAGGGCGCCGCCTTCGGCCTCAGCCCCTATTTCCGCATCAGCTACGCCACCTCGGAAGCCGTGCTGGAAGAAGGCTGCCGGCGCATCCAGAAGTTCTGCGCTTCCCTGAAGTAG
- a CDS encoding tRNA1(Val) (adenine(37)-N6)-methyltransferase, with amino-acid sequence MTGQAGSTLTAAAEVAESALLGGRVRLRQPVKGYRAGMDAALLAAAVDAKPGERLIEAGCGAGAVLMQVAARRPGVFLIGLERDLTATGLARENAALNGVDDRTTIVSGDVAQGFRALDQPTFDWAISNPPFFDDPGALRAPGPGKMGAWMADDGLKAWTGFLLKAVREGGKIVVIHRADRLADLLALLGDKAGSFAIRPIQPYADQPAKRVMVQAIKTGKAPLRLLPPLVLHDRTDAKHSPEAEAILRGEAALPF; translated from the coding sequence ATGACGGGTCAAGCCGGGTCAACCCTTACCGCCGCCGCCGAAGTTGCGGAATCCGCCCTGCTGGGCGGGCGCGTCCGGCTGCGCCAGCCCGTGAAGGGCTATCGCGCGGGCATGGACGCCGCGCTTTTGGCCGCCGCTGTGGACGCCAAGCCGGGCGAACGACTGATCGAGGCGGGTTGCGGCGCTGGCGCGGTCTTGATGCAGGTGGCGGCGCGGCGGCCGGGCGTGTTTCTCATCGGACTGGAGCGCGACCTGACCGCCACCGGACTGGCGCGCGAGAACGCTGCACTGAACGGCGTGGATGACCGCACGACCATTGTCAGCGGCGATGTGGCGCAGGGGTTTCGCGCGCTGGACCAGCCGACCTTCGACTGGGCGATCAGCAACCCGCCCTTCTTCGACGACCCCGGCGCGCTGCGAGCGCCCGGCCCCGGCAAGATGGGCGCCTGGATGGCCGACGACGGTTTGAAGGCCTGGACCGGCTTTCTGCTGAAAGCGGTGCGCGAGGGCGGGAAGATCGTGGTCATCCACCGCGCCGACCGCTTGGCCGACCTGCTGGCTCTGCTGGGCGACAAGGCCGGCTCCTTCGCCATCCGCCCTATCCAGCCCTACGCCGACCAGCCCGCCAAGCGGGTGATGGTTCAGGCCATCAAGACCGGCAAGGCCCCGCTGCGGCTGCTCCCCCCCCTGGTCCTGCACGACCGCACCGACGCCAAGCACAGCCCCGAGGCCGAGGCCATCCTGCGCGGCGAGGCGGCCCTGCCTTTCTGA
- a CDS encoding rod shape-determining protein: MLSPLFGMISNDIAMDLGTANTLIYMRGKGIVLNEPSVVALRNVGGRKIVHAVGLEAKQMLGRTPGHMEAIRPMRDGVIADFEVAEEMIKHFIRKVHNRKGFVNPKMIVCVPSGATAVERRAINDSCLNASARRVGLIDEPMAAAIGAGLPIHEPTGSMVVDIGGGTTEVAVLSLSGIVYSRSVRVGGDMMDDAIISYMRRNHNLLIGETTAERIKKDIGTARVPADGEGLSIEVKGRDLMQGVPREVKMSERQAAEALAEPVSQIVEAVKVALEATPPELAADIADKGIMLTGGGALLRGLDVEIRDHTGLPVQVADDPLSCVAIGCGRVLEHPSWMKGVLESSL; the protein is encoded by the coding sequence ATGCTTTCACCCCTCTTCGGCATGATCTCCAATGACATTGCGATGGATCTGGGTACGGCCAACACCCTGATCTACATGCGCGGCAAGGGCATCGTCCTGAACGAACCGTCGGTTGTCGCCCTGCGCAACGTGGGCGGCCGCAAGATCGTCCACGCCGTCGGCCTGGAAGCCAAGCAGATGCTGGGTCGCACGCCTGGCCACATGGAAGCCATCCGTCCCATGCGCGACGGGGTCATCGCCGACTTCGAAGTCGCCGAAGAGATGATCAAGCACTTCATCCGCAAGGTGCATAACCGCAAGGGCTTCGTGAACCCCAAGATGATCGTCTGCGTCCCTTCGGGCGCCACGGCCGTCGAACGTCGCGCGATCAATGATTCCTGCCTGAACGCCTCGGCCCGCCGCGTTGGCCTGATCGACGAGCCCATGGCCGCCGCCATCGGCGCCGGCCTGCCGATCCACGAGCCGACCGGTTCGATGGTCGTCGACATCGGCGGCGGCACGACCGAGGTCGCCGTCCTGTCGCTGTCGGGCATCGTCTATTCGCGTTCGGTCCGCGTCGGCGGCGACATGATGGACGACGCCATCATCAGCTACATGCGCCGCAACCATAACCTGCTGATCGGCGAAACGACCGCCGAGCGCATCAAGAAGGACATCGGCACCGCCCGCGTCCCGGCCGACGGCGAAGGCCTGTCGATCGAGGTCAAGGGCCGCGACCTGATGCAGGGCGTGCCGCGCGAAGTGAAGATGAGCGAGCGTCAGGCCGCCGAAGCCCTGGCCGAGCCGGTTTCGCAGATCGTCGAGGCCGTCAAGGTCGCGCTGGAGGCCACGCCGCCGGAACTGGCCGCCGACATCGCCGACAAGGGCATCATGCTGACGGGCGGCGGCGCCCTGCTGCGCGGCCTGGATGTGGAAATCCGCGACCACACGGGCCTGCCGGTCCAGGTTGCTGACGATCCGCTGTCCTGCGTCGCCATCGGCTGCGGCCGCGTGCTCGAGCATCCGTCGTGGATGAAGGGCGTCCTCGAGTCCTCGCTCTGA
- a CDS encoding glutathione S-transferase family protein: MLKLYYSPGACAMASHIALEEAGTDYELQKIDLRQGEQRTPEYLAINPAGVTPALATEQGVITQNVAILTYVAQTHPQAGLAPTEAYAFARMQAFNAWLASSLHPAIGKVLFSRPPLEGAVRAEALEQAFAKYDLAEQHLLVGPWALGEDHSVTDGYLMVFTRWARQADLLDKARFPRLNAHLDRVQSRPAVQRALAAEGLSAI, translated from the coding sequence ATGCTGAAACTCTATTATTCGCCCGGCGCCTGCGCCATGGCCTCGCACATCGCGTTGGAAGAGGCGGGCACTGACTATGAGCTGCAGAAAATCGACCTGCGACAGGGCGAACAGCGCACCCCGGAGTATCTGGCGATCAATCCGGCGGGCGTGACGCCGGCCTTGGCGACTGAGCAAGGCGTCATAACTCAGAACGTCGCCATCCTGACCTATGTGGCTCAGACCCATCCGCAAGCCGGTCTGGCGCCGACCGAGGCCTACGCCTTCGCCCGGATGCAGGCCTTCAACGCCTGGCTGGCCTCGTCCCTGCACCCTGCCATCGGCAAGGTGCTGTTCTCGCGTCCTCCGCTGGAGGGGGCGGTGCGCGCTGAAGCGCTGGAGCAGGCCTTCGCCAAGTATGATCTGGCGGAACAGCATTTGCTGGTCGGTCCCTGGGCGTTGGGCGAGGATCATTCGGTGACGGATGGATACCTGATGGTCTTCACGCGGTGGGCGCGTCAGGCCGACCTGCTGGACAAGGCGCGCTTCCCCCGTCTGAACGCCCATCTGGACCGGGTGCAATCGCGTCCCGCCGTTCAGCGAGCGCTCGCGGCCGAGGGGCTGTCGGCGATCTGA
- the ettA gene encoding energy-dependent translational throttle protein EttA: MAQQYIFQMQGLTKTFPGGKKIFENIWLSFYNDAKIGVVGVNGSGKSTLLKIMAGLDSEFQGEARAADGIKRGYLEQEPKLDDSLNVRQNVEAWCEEKQWVNRFNEVANELGENYTDELMEEMTALQEKIDAGDVWDIDSRIDQAMGALRCPPDDWEVTNLSGGEKRRVALARLLLSKPDMLLMDEPTNHLDAESVAWLQHHLENFPGCVILVTHDRYFLDQVTKWTLELDRGKGHPHEGNYSSWLEAKTKRVVQEQSESEARQRALTRELEWVRSGAKARQAKSKARLAAYEKMVADQENSRQAQSFAVIQIPPGPRLGNVVLEVEGLKKSYGDKTLFDNLTFKLPPNGIVGVIGPNGAGKSTMFKLITGQETPDGGSIKVGETVKLAYVDQSRDDLKPDDTIWQAISGGTDIMMVGKREINSRAYVGSFNFKGGDQQKKVGQLSGGERNRVHLAKTLASGGNLILLDEPTNDLDIETLQNLEEALEEFAGCAVVISHDRWFLDRLATHILAFEGDGHVEWFEGNFEAYEQDKMRRLGADSIIPKRIQHQKFGR, encoded by the coding sequence ATGGCGCAGCAATATATTTTCCAGATGCAGGGTCTGACCAAGACCTTCCCCGGCGGCAAGAAGATCTTCGAGAACATCTGGCTGAGCTTCTACAACGACGCCAAGATCGGCGTTGTCGGCGTCAACGGCTCGGGTAAGTCCACCCTGCTGAAGATCATGGCCGGCCTGGACAGCGAGTTCCAGGGCGAGGCTCGCGCCGCCGACGGCATCAAGCGCGGCTACCTGGAACAGGAGCCCAAGCTCGACGACAGCCTGAACGTTCGCCAGAACGTCGAGGCCTGGTGCGAAGAGAAGCAGTGGGTCAACCGCTTCAACGAAGTCGCCAACGAGCTGGGCGAAAACTACACCGACGAGCTGATGGAGGAGATGACCGCCCTCCAGGAGAAGATCGACGCCGGCGACGTCTGGGACATCGACAGCCGCATCGACCAGGCCATGGGCGCCCTGCGCTGCCCGCCGGACGACTGGGAAGTCACCAACCTGTCGGGTGGTGAAAAGCGCCGCGTGGCCCTGGCCCGTCTGCTGCTCAGCAAGCCCGACATGCTGCTGATGGACGAACCGACCAACCACCTGGACGCCGAATCCGTCGCCTGGCTGCAGCACCACCTGGAGAACTTCCCGGGCTGCGTCATCCTGGTCACCCACGACCGCTACTTCCTGGACCAGGTCACCAAGTGGACCCTGGAACTGGACCGCGGCAAGGGCCACCCGCACGAGGGCAACTACTCCTCGTGGCTGGAAGCCAAGACCAAGCGCGTCGTGCAGGAACAATCGGAATCGGAAGCCCGCCAGCGCGCCCTCACCCGCGAACTGGAATGGGTCCGCTCGGGCGCCAAGGCCCGTCAGGCCAAGTCCAAGGCCCGTCTGGCCGCCTATGAGAAGATGGTCGCCGATCAGGAAAACAGCCGTCAGGCCCAGTCCTTCGCCGTCATCCAGATCCCGCCGGGCCCGCGTCTGGGCAACGTGGTTCTGGAAGTCGAGGGCCTGAAGAAGTCCTATGGCGACAAGACCCTGTTCGACAACCTGACCTTCAAGCTGCCGCCCAACGGCATCGTCGGCGTCATCGGCCCCAACGGCGCCGGCAAGTCGACCATGTTCAAGCTGATCACCGGCCAGGAAACGCCCGACGGCGGCTCCATCAAGGTCGGCGAAACCGTCAAGCTGGCCTACGTCGACCAGTCACGCGACGACCTGAAGCCGGACGACACCATCTGGCAGGCCATCTCGGGCGGCACCGACATCATGATGGTCGGCAAGCGCGAGATTAACAGCCGCGCCTATGTCGGCAGCTTCAACTTCAAGGGCGGCGACCAGCAGAAGAAGGTCGGTCAACTGTCCGGCGGTGAGCGCAACCGCGTCCACCTGGCCAAGACCTTGGCTTCGGGCGGCAACCTGATCCTGCTCGACGAACCGACCAACGACCTGGACATCGAAACCCTGCAGAACCTCGAAGAGGCTCTGGAGGAGTTCGCCGGCTGCGCCGTGGTCATCTCCCACGACCGCTGGTTCCTGGACCGTCTGGCGACCCACATCCTGGCCTTCGAAGGTGACGGCCATGTGGAGTGGTTCGAGGGCAACTTCGAAGCCTACGAACAGGACAAGATGCGCCGCCTGGGTGCGGACAGCATCATTCCCAAGCGTATCCAGCACCAGAAGTTCGGTCGCTGA
- a CDS encoding serine hydrolase, which translates to MKTRSMGAFLATALVCAAGETGAQDRALFGPAMDAFASRAMQRVEAAPGLALAVVDEGGLVHAAGFGVADVATGAPVTTDTRFYIASATKSFTALSIAAMARRVEVDMDAPLADWAPPSGVPTDIAARITLTDLLSHRSGVDNAPIAFRLAYSGDWTPEVLWRLTKETQPRDTPYGQFVYSNSGYNLATVLMERRWGRDWRALVEGEVLTPLGMTATTARIDEARMSGAVVAAGHFGRIPGQPERSQLQKTNATMQSAGGLISTANDMALWLEAQINDGRVGGRQVFPAGLVASTHASQVAQETTFGPYVRTGYGLGWQVGRYGEDVLIHHFGNFSGLRAHVSFMPERRLGVAVMVNEDAFAGDMADLVANYAYDWFAGLPDIEAVYEAKLDALIVERDRRRTGIAGAMEARAKRPRTLSLSNAAYVGDYVNDAYGTLTIREAGERLSVATGVQQALAEYLTEPEGLRVELTPFRGEGVVFNLDADGRPVSLTYQDAVFVRR; encoded by the coding sequence ATGAAAACACGGTCGATGGGGGCGTTTCTGGCGACGGCGCTCGTCTGCGCGGCGGGCGAGACGGGGGCGCAGGACCGTGCGTTGTTCGGTCCGGCCATGGACGCCTTTGCGAGTCGGGCGATGCAGCGGGTCGAGGCGGCCCCTGGCCTGGCGTTGGCTGTAGTGGATGAGGGTGGCCTGGTTCACGCTGCGGGCTTTGGCGTGGCGGACGTGGCCACAGGCGCACCGGTGACGACGGACACGCGATTCTACATCGCCTCGGCCACCAAGTCCTTCACCGCCCTGTCCATAGCCGCCATGGCGCGGCGGGTTGAAGTGGACATGGACGCGCCCCTGGCCGACTGGGCGCCGCCGTCCGGCGTGCCGACCGACATCGCCGCCCGGATCACCCTGACCGATCTGCTGAGCCACCGCTCGGGCGTGGACAACGCCCCCATCGCCTTCCGCCTCGCCTATTCCGGCGACTGGACGCCCGAGGTCCTGTGGCGGCTGACCAAGGAGACGCAGCCGCGCGACACCCCCTATGGCCAGTTCGTCTATTCCAATTCGGGCTACAACCTCGCCACCGTGCTGATGGAGCGCCGCTGGGGTCGCGACTGGCGCGCACTGGTCGAAGGCGAGGTGCTGACGCCGCTCGGCATGACCGCCACGACGGCCCGTATCGACGAGGCCCGGATGTCGGGCGCGGTGGTCGCCGCCGGTCATTTCGGCCGCATTCCCGGCCAGCCCGAGCGGTCGCAGTTGCAGAAGACGAACGCCACCATGCAGTCGGCGGGCGGGCTGATCTCGACCGCGAACGACATGGCGCTCTGGCTGGAGGCCCAGATCAACGACGGTCGTGTCGGCGGGCGGCAGGTGTTTCCGGCGGGGCTGGTCGCCTCGACCCATGCGTCGCAGGTCGCTCAGGAGACGACCTTCGGCCCCTATGTCCGCACGGGCTACGGCCTGGGCTGGCAGGTGGGGCGCTATGGCGAGGACGTTCTGATCCACCACTTCGGCAACTTCTCGGGCTTGCGGGCCCATGTCTCCTTTATGCCGGAGCGCCGTCTGGGCGTGGCGGTTATGGTCAACGAGGACGCCTTCGCCGGGGATATGGCTGATCTGGTCGCCAACTACGCCTATGACTGGTTCGCGGGCCTGCCCGACATCGAGGCGGTCTATGAGGCCAAACTCGACGCCTTGATCGTTGAGCGCGACCGTCGCCGTACGGGCATCGCCGGGGCCATGGAGGCGCGGGCGAAACGACCGCGCACCCTGTCGCTGTCGAACGCCGCCTACGTCGGCGACTACGTCAACGACGCCTACGGAACCCTGACGATCCGCGAAGCGGGCGAGCGGTTGTCGGTCGCTACCGGCGTGCAGCAGGCGCTGGCGGAATACTTGACCGAACCGGAGGGTCTTCGGGTCGAGCTGACCCCGTTCCGGGGCGAGGGCGTGGTGTTCAACCTGGACGCCGACGGCCGCCCGGTCTCGCTGACCTATCAGGACGCAGTCTTCGTGCGGCGCTAG